A region from the Paenarthrobacter aurescens genome encodes:
- a CDS encoding HAD family hydrolase, with amino-acid sequence MTILTDTPVAGIDDQPNNNNKYMVALDVDGTLVDHDGHMTEAVRSAAQAVVASGHDVMIATGRSLNATLPIIEKIGLEQGYAVCCNGGVTLRLDPSLDKGYEIIHKATFDPAPALKALRERLPNAKYALEDEDGNFLSTERFQDASFGVESIGVDFQTMLDATAVRVVVFSSENTSEEFNEAIRHIGLSGVTYSVGWTAWLDIAAEGVTKASALEVLRHKLGTDLANTVAVGDGRNDIEMLTWAGRGVAMGQAPDEVIAVADEVTASVLDDGAAQVLRSLL; translated from the coding sequence ATGACTATTTTGACTGATACTCCAGTTGCTGGCATCGATGACCAGCCAAATAACAACAACAAGTACATGGTGGCGTTGGACGTAGACGGCACTCTCGTGGACCATGACGGCCACATGACAGAGGCAGTTCGCTCTGCTGCGCAGGCAGTGGTGGCCAGTGGCCATGACGTCATGATTGCCACCGGCCGCTCGCTCAATGCCACGCTTCCCATCATCGAAAAAATCGGCCTCGAGCAGGGTTACGCTGTCTGCTGCAACGGAGGTGTGACCCTTCGCCTGGATCCGTCGTTGGATAAGGGTTACGAGATCATCCACAAGGCAACGTTTGATCCCGCACCGGCCTTGAAGGCCCTGCGGGAACGGCTGCCCAACGCAAAATACGCGCTGGAGGACGAGGACGGAAACTTCCTCTCCACTGAGCGTTTCCAGGACGCCAGCTTCGGCGTGGAGTCCATTGGCGTGGACTTCCAAACCATGCTGGACGCCACGGCTGTCCGCGTAGTGGTCTTCAGCAGCGAGAACACCTCGGAGGAGTTCAACGAGGCCATCAGGCACATTGGCCTTTCCGGTGTGACGTACTCGGTGGGGTGGACTGCCTGGCTGGACATCGCGGCCGAGGGCGTCACCAAGGCAAGTGCTCTGGAAGTTCTGCGCCACAAGCTCGGCACGGATCTGGCCAACACGGTGGCAGTGGGCGATGGCCGCAACGACATCGAGATGCTCACCTGGGCCGGGCGTGGGGTTGCCATGGGCCAGGCCCCGGATGAGGTCATCGCCGTCGCGGATGAAGTCACCGCTTCAGTGCTCGACGACGGCGCGGCACAGGTTCTGCGCAGCCTGCTGTAA
- a CDS encoding GAF and ANTAR domain-containing protein, producing the protein MEDPQLAEPTTVVADIQDLLLDTPDVEAFLEELARHSASIFSTPGNEVYCGITLMRRRSAGTVASSGERAKMLDELQYKFADGPCLHACREITQVHIPDFAKDTTWPEYNELVTEHGIRSVLAVPFPLSDDATRAGLNLYSEHANAFDQAAVQRVNDYVQQASKGLRLAVLIAEHSQTATNLRAAMESRTVIDVATGVIIAQNRCTQQEAMELIKKASSNRNVKLRVVAQAIVESAGGGQVQTYFK; encoded by the coding sequence ATGGAAGACCCGCAACTCGCGGAGCCGACTACAGTGGTGGCCGATATCCAGGACCTGCTGCTCGACACACCGGACGTGGAAGCGTTCCTGGAGGAGCTGGCCAGACACTCTGCCAGCATCTTCAGCACCCCTGGCAACGAGGTTTACTGCGGCATCACGTTGATGCGACGCCGCTCCGCAGGGACGGTGGCCAGCAGCGGCGAGCGCGCCAAGATGCTGGATGAGCTGCAATACAAATTCGCGGACGGACCCTGCCTGCACGCCTGCCGTGAGATCACACAGGTGCACATACCGGATTTCGCCAAGGACACCACCTGGCCTGAATACAACGAGTTGGTCACCGAACACGGCATCCGATCCGTCCTCGCCGTACCGTTCCCCCTCAGCGATGACGCCACCAGGGCCGGCCTGAACCTCTATTCCGAACACGCGAACGCCTTCGACCAAGCCGCCGTGCAACGCGTCAACGACTACGTGCAACAGGCATCCAAAGGCCTGCGCTTGGCAGTATTGATTGCCGAGCACAGCCAAACCGCCACCAACCTCCGGGCAGCCATGGAATCCCGCACGGTGATCGACGTGGCAACGGGCGTCATCATCGCCCAAAACCGCTGCACCCAACAAGAAGCCATGGAACTCATCAAGAAGGCCTCCAGCAACCGGAACGTCAAGCTACGGGTGGTGGCGCAGGCCATTGTTGAATCCGCAGGTGGCGGGCAGGTCCAGACGTACTTCAAGTAG
- a CDS encoding sigma-70 family RNA polymerase sigma factor, translated as MRQAQPLTIRARTPECKPEGSIRQSFQDSLVLDHLNLAKSIAARYSAHTHDLDDVRQVAYMGLIKASRGYDESKGVSFPAYAAPTIAGEVKRYLRDHCWVVRPPRTIQDVRRQVLARTEELTQTLQRTPSPEEVAEDLHLEPCQVREALMAGTSKRPDSLDAPASEGRDGLQGSLSAFGCPTDRLEDVLALRNAIRGLSAEDRHLLYRRYYREETQSTIAEALGMSQMQVSRKLSRILVSLQTQLLDEEVQLQDGTAP; from the coding sequence ATGCGTCAAGCCCAACCTCTCACCATCCGCGCCAGGACTCCCGAGTGCAAGCCGGAAGGCAGCATCCGGCAGAGTTTCCAGGACAGTCTGGTCCTGGACCACCTCAATCTTGCAAAGTCCATCGCCGCAAGGTACTCCGCCCATACCCATGACCTCGACGACGTCAGGCAGGTTGCGTACATGGGCCTGATCAAGGCCTCCCGCGGGTACGACGAGTCAAAAGGCGTCAGCTTCCCCGCGTACGCCGCTCCCACCATCGCCGGGGAGGTCAAACGCTACCTCCGCGACCATTGCTGGGTGGTGCGTCCCCCACGGACCATTCAAGACGTTCGCCGCCAGGTGCTGGCGCGAACAGAGGAATTGACCCAGACCCTGCAACGCACCCCCTCTCCTGAAGAGGTGGCCGAAGATCTGCATCTGGAACCCTGCCAGGTCCGCGAAGCACTGATGGCAGGGACCAGCAAGCGCCCGGACTCCCTGGATGCCCCCGCGTCCGAGGGGCGTGACGGCCTCCAAGGATCACTTTCAGCTTTCGGATGCCCCACAGACCGGCTCGAGGACGTGCTGGCTCTGCGGAATGCCATCCGCGGCCTCAGCGCAGAGGACCGGCACCTGCTGTACCGCCGCTACTACCGTGAGGAAACGCAGTCCACCATCGCGGAGGCCTTGGGAATGTCCCAAATGCAGGTATCCAGGAAGCTCTCCAGGATTCTGGTTTCGCTCCAAACCCAACTGTTGGACGAAGAAGTCCAACTGCAGGACGGGACGGCCCCCTAA
- a CDS encoding glycosyltransferase family 9 protein, producing the protein MDTALDSNENSDQPLLLALRALKLGDLLVAVPALRGLRRAFPEHRILYAAPAWIAEALELVGGIDHLPTPGLDDPLTVPRGAVDIAVNLHGNGAESRLRIEELQANRVVAHASNGADGPEWITGIPERERWTRLLNWHGIDADPLDYRLNRPSVRSPRPGATVVHVGAAYGSRLWPVERFAEVAVELAAAGHEVVLTGGASERARAEETAALAGLKGTNLDVGLLAGRQSLAEFAATIAEARLVVSADTGAAHLASAYERPSVVLFGPAPAEEWGPPPGPHVVLTAVELRRGDVFSADPDPALLAVSVRDVMDAVEALGC; encoded by the coding sequence TTGGACACAGCGTTGGACAGTAACGAGAACAGCGATCAGCCCCTGCTGCTTGCTCTGCGGGCCCTGAAATTGGGGGATTTGCTGGTTGCCGTCCCGGCATTGCGCGGCTTGCGCCGGGCTTTTCCCGAGCACCGGATTCTGTATGCCGCGCCCGCATGGATTGCCGAGGCTTTGGAGTTGGTGGGCGGCATTGACCACCTGCCAACCCCTGGGCTCGATGACCCGCTGACGGTTCCCCGGGGTGCTGTTGACATCGCCGTGAACCTTCACGGGAACGGCGCGGAGAGCCGTTTGCGGATTGAAGAACTGCAGGCCAACCGGGTGGTGGCCCACGCTTCCAACGGGGCTGACGGACCCGAGTGGATTACCGGGATCCCGGAGCGCGAGCGCTGGACGCGTCTGCTCAACTGGCACGGAATCGACGCCGATCCCCTGGATTACCGGCTGAACCGTCCCAGTGTTCGGTCACCGCGTCCCGGCGCCACTGTTGTGCATGTGGGTGCCGCTTATGGCAGCAGGCTGTGGCCGGTGGAGCGGTTCGCTGAGGTTGCTGTGGAACTTGCCGCAGCGGGGCACGAGGTGGTGCTCACGGGTGGCGCGTCCGAGCGCGCCCGGGCAGAAGAGACAGCTGCCTTGGCCGGGCTCAAAGGAACAAACCTCGACGTCGGGCTGCTGGCCGGGCGGCAGAGCCTGGCCGAGTTTGCGGCCACCATCGCCGAAGCCCGCCTTGTGGTTTCCGCCGATACCGGCGCGGCTCATCTGGCGTCCGCGTACGAACGCCCTTCGGTTGTGCTGTTTGGCCCTGCGCCCGCGGAAGAATGGGGACCGCCACCGGGACCGCACGTGGTGCTCACCGCCGTCGAACTCCGCCGGGGTGATGTGTTCTCAGCCGATCCTGATCCGGCACTGCTGGCCGTCAGCGTCCGCGACGTTATGGACGCCGTGGAGGCGCTGGGTTGTTGA
- a CDS encoding D-glycero-alpha-D-manno-heptose-1,7-bisphosphate 7-phosphatase codes for MGGTVTLKAVLFDRDGTLVVDVPYNGDPQLVRAMDGALEALQKVRGAGLAAGVVTNQSGVARGLLTLEQMHSVNQRVDQLLGPFDVWEFCPHGPQDGCACRKPRPGMILAACRALGIRPEEAALIGDIGADMEAAAAAGARAVLVPTAVTRREEIEAAGTIAEDLGHAVELLLSDAPEREAPSNQATGPETDRALIEQDAPA; via the coding sequence ATGGGAGGAACCGTAACGTTGAAGGCGGTCCTGTTTGACCGCGACGGAACACTGGTTGTTGACGTGCCCTATAACGGCGATCCGCAGCTGGTGCGAGCCATGGACGGTGCCCTTGAAGCCTTACAGAAAGTGCGTGGGGCAGGACTGGCCGCCGGTGTAGTGACCAACCAGTCCGGCGTGGCACGTGGGCTGTTGACGTTGGAGCAAATGCACTCCGTCAACCAGCGGGTGGATCAGCTGCTGGGGCCGTTCGACGTGTGGGAATTCTGTCCGCACGGACCCCAGGACGGCTGCGCCTGCCGCAAACCCCGGCCCGGGATGATCCTGGCAGCTTGCCGGGCCCTTGGCATCAGGCCGGAGGAGGCTGCTCTTATTGGCGACATCGGTGCTGACATGGAGGCTGCCGCAGCTGCCGGGGCCAGGGCTGTGTTGGTGCCCACTGCCGTTACCCGGCGTGAGGAGATTGAAGCTGCCGGCACTATTGCCGAGGATTTGGGCCACGCCGTGGAGCTCCTTCTCTCCGACGCTCCGGAACGGGAAGCTCCGTCTAACCAGGCGACCGGCCCCGAGACGGACCGGGCACTGATCGAACAGGACGCTCCTGCATGA
- a CDS encoding glycosyltransferase family 9 protein, with protein sequence MSRVLVARLDSMGDVLLSGPALRAVANGTRPDGSRPNDVVLLCGPEGSGAAEMLPGVTQVHTWACPWIVNPAPPVTDEMTRGLIDFVRSSRIQEAVILTSFHQSPLPLAMLLRLAGVRKITGASTDYAGSLLDVRLKPGEDFPEDQPEAVRALTIAEAGGYVLPQGDDGKLRITSGPDPEGVADELADEGPYIVVHPGSAAPARAWPALHHAATVELLEAYGHRVVVTGGPRETSLTATVAGPSARNLGGGTNLRTLAAVLAGAAVVVTGNTGPAHLAAAVGTPVVCLFAPVVPAIRWAPYGVPLELLGDQEAACKNSRARVCPVPGHPCLSSVTPEQVVEAVERLLGGVSSLSTRRKVWKP encoded by the coding sequence ATGAGCCGCGTCCTGGTGGCCCGTTTGGACAGCATGGGAGACGTCCTCCTGTCCGGTCCCGCCCTGCGAGCCGTGGCAAACGGAACCCGCCCCGATGGCAGCCGGCCCAATGACGTGGTGTTGCTCTGCGGTCCCGAAGGCTCCGGCGCGGCGGAGATGCTGCCCGGCGTGACACAGGTGCACACCTGGGCGTGTCCGTGGATTGTGAATCCGGCACCTCCCGTCACGGACGAGATGACCCGGGGCCTGATCGACTTTGTCCGCAGTTCACGGATTCAGGAAGCGGTCATCCTCACCTCTTTCCATCAGTCCCCGCTCCCGCTGGCCATGCTCCTGCGCCTGGCCGGGGTCAGGAAGATCACGGGTGCCTCAACTGACTATGCCGGCTCACTCCTGGACGTCCGGCTCAAACCCGGGGAGGACTTCCCGGAGGACCAACCCGAAGCGGTCCGTGCGCTCACCATTGCAGAGGCCGGCGGATACGTTCTGCCTCAGGGCGACGATGGGAAGCTGCGCATCACCTCCGGCCCGGATCCTGAAGGGGTGGCTGACGAGCTGGCTGATGAGGGCCCGTACATTGTGGTCCACCCGGGATCCGCTGCACCGGCCCGGGCCTGGCCCGCCCTGCACCACGCCGCCACCGTGGAACTTCTGGAAGCGTACGGGCACCGCGTTGTGGTGACAGGCGGCCCGCGCGAAACCTCCCTCACAGCAACCGTTGCCGGTCCCTCCGCACGGAACCTCGGAGGCGGAACCAACCTGCGGACGCTCGCCGCGGTACTGGCGGGAGCCGCCGTCGTGGTTACCGGAAATACCGGGCCCGCCCATCTGGCGGCAGCGGTGGGGACGCCAGTGGTGTGCCTGTTCGCCCCGGTGGTTCCGGCCATCCGATGGGCTCCCTACGGTGTTCCGCTGGAACTGCTGGGAGACCAAGAGGCTGCATGCAAGAACTCCCGGGCCCGTGTTTGCCCGGTCCCCGGCCATCCGTGCTTGAGCTCGGTAACTCCAGAGCAGGTTGTAGAAGCCGTTGAGAGGCTCCTGGGAGGCGTGTCCTCCCTGTCCACCCGACG